CTGCATATTGGACGTTCATCAGGCCGCGCACCTTGAGCGCCATGCCGAGCGCCTCGGTCTGGCGCTCGATCTCGGCGATGATACGCGGTGGCAAGCTGAAAGGCGGCAAGCTGCAGGCACTGTCGCCCGAATGCACGCCCGCTTCCTCGATATGCTGGAGGATGCCGGTCACTGCGACCGCATCGCCATCGCAGATCGCATCGACGTCGACCTCGATCGCATCGCGCAGATAACGGTCGATGAGGACGGGCGAATTGCCTGACACCGAGACGGCGGTGTTGATATAATGGTCGAGCTGTTCGGGGCCGTCGACTACCTCCATCGCGCGTCCGCCGAGCACGTAGCTGGGGCGCAGGAGGACGGGGTAGCCGATGCGGCTCGCCACCGAGAGCGCCTCGTCGCGGCTGCGCGCGATGCCATTGTCGGGCTGGGTCAGGCCGAGCTTGTTGACGAGCGCGGCAAAGCGTTCGCGGTCTTCGGCGAGGTCGATGCTGTCGGGCGTGGTGCCGAGGATCGGGATGCCCGCAGCTTCGAGATCGGCGGCGAGCTTGAGCGGCGTCTGGCCGCCCAGCTGGACGATGACGCCCTTCAAGGCGCCCGCCTGCTTCTCGGTCTCGAGGATCTCGAGCACGTCTTCGGCGGTGAGTGGTTCGAAATAGAGCCGGTCCGAGGTGTCGGGGTCGGTCGAGACGGTCTCGGGGTTGCAGTTGACCATCACGACCTCATGGCCCTCGGCCTTGTTGTCGGGGTCGGTCTCCCCCCGGTCGCGGCCCAGCGCAAAGGCGGCGTGGACGCAGCAATAATCGAATTCGATGCCCTGCCCGATGCGGTTGGGCCCGCCGCCGAGGATGACGACCTTGGTGCGATCCGACACGCCCGCCTCGTCGACGGGTTCGTCGAACAGCGGCGCTTCGTAGGTCGAATAGAGATAGGGCGTGACCGCGTCGAATTCGGCAGCGCAGCTGTCGATGCGCTTGAAGACGGGGCGCACGCCAAGCTTGTGGCGCAATGCGCGCACTTCCGCCTCCGTGGTGCCGCCGTGCATGGCTTTCAGGACGTCATGGACGATCCCCCTGCCCTCGACGGCTTCGGCGACGGCATGGGTCGATTGCGCGGAGAGCTGCGCGAGGCGCGCGTCGGAGAAGCCGAGGCTCTTCAAATAACGCATGCCGTGCGCGGTGCCGGGCAGGCCATCGGCGGCGACGGCGCGTTCGGACGCAATGATGTCCTCCAGCTGGCGCAGGAACCACGGGTCGAAATGCGCGATCTTGTGAATGCGCTCGACGGTGAAGCCCTCACGCAGCGCCTGCGCGGCGGCGAGGATGCGGAAGGGCGTGGCGCGGCCCAGCGCATTCTCGATCTCGGCCTCGGTGGCGCCTTCGAGATCGGGCAGCGGGTCGAGGCCGTTCAACCCCGTCTCGGTGCCGCGCAGCGCTTTCTGGAAGCTTTCGGCGAAATTGCGGCCGATCGCCATCACCTCGCCGACCGACTTCATCGCGGTCGACAGCAAGGGCTGCGACCCAGCGAATTTCTCGAAGGCGAAGCGCGGGATCTTGGTGACGACATAGTCGATGGTCGGCTCGAACGAGGCCGGGGTCGCGCCGCCGGTGATGTCGTTGCGAAGTTCATCGAGCGTGTAGCCGATGGCGAGTTTCGCCGCGATGCGCGCGATGGGAAAGCCGGTGGCCTTGGACGCCAGCGCCGAGGAACGCGACACGCGCGGGTTCATCTCGATGACGACCATGCGGCCGTCCTTGGGGTTGATCGCAAACTGGACGTTGGAGCCGCCCGTCTCCACCCCGATCTCGCGCAGCACGGCGATGGAGGCCGAGCGCATGCGCTGATATTCCTTGTCGGTCAGCGTCAGCGCGGGCGCGACGGTGATGCTGTCGCCGGTATGCACGCCCATCGGATCGACATTCTCGATGGAGCAGATGATGATGGCATTGTCGGCGCGGTCGCGCACGACTTCCATCTCATATTCCTTCCAGCCGACGATGCTCTCCTCGATCAGCACCTCGGTGGTGGGCGAGGCTTCGAGCCCGCCCTTTACGATATTCTCGAACTCTTCCTTGTTATAGGCGACGCCGCCGCCCGTGCCGCCCAAGGTGAAGCTCGGTCGAATGATCGCGGGAAGGCCGATGGTCTCGAGGATGCGGGTGGCATCCTCCATGCTGTGCGCGATGTCGCTGATCGGGCTTTCGAGGCCGATCTTGGTCATCGCCGCCTTGAACTTCTCGCGGTCCTCGGCCTTGTCGATCGCCTCGGCGGTGGCGCCGATGAGCTTGACGCCATGCTTTTCGAGGATGCCGAGCTTGTTGAGCGAGAGCGCGCAGTTGAGCGCCGTCTGCCCGCCCATGGTCGGCAGGATGGCGTCGGGCTTTTCCTTCTCGATGATCTTCTCGACCACGCGCGGGTTGATCGGCTCGACATAGGTCGCGTCGGCCAGCCCGGGGTCGGTCATGATCGTGGCGGGGTTGGAGTTGACCACAATGACGCGATAGCCCTCCTCCTTTAGTGCCTTGATGGCCTGGCTGCCCGAATAGTCGAACTCGGCGGCCTGCCCGATGACAATGGGCCCCGCGCCGATGACGAGGATGGATTGAATATCAGTACGTGCGGGCATTAGCGCATCATCCCAACGAATTTTCTAAAGAGGTTGAAACTGTCCTGTGGACCGGGGCTGACCCTCGCCCACTGCAAGGCAGGCTGCAATCACGAGCGGACCAGAAAAAGAAGGCCCAAAACCCAAGAGAATGCCGTCTAGTCATTGGCAGGGGGAGGGCCGAGTACCCATGTATGGGCATTCGTCCCGGCAAGTATGTCGTCTTCGATCTCGCTCAGGCAAGCCGACCAGCGGGCTTTGTCAGCAGCCGGGCCCAAAATGATAGCAAACTGCCATTCTCCGAGGGGCGACTGCTCCCACGAAACGCGTTGTGCACCGGGGCCGCAAGCTTCCGCCCGCTCAAGTGCCTGTCGCCGTTCTGCTTCAGTCGGAGGGGGCAATTGATCCTTCTCCATTGCATCTCCCATCGTACAAGCCGCAATCAGAAA
The nucleotide sequence above comes from Sphingomicrobium arenosum. Encoded proteins:
- the carB gene encoding carbamoyl-phosphate synthase large subunit — protein: MPARTDIQSILVIGAGPIVIGQAAEFDYSGSQAIKALKEEGYRVIVVNSNPATIMTDPGLADATYVEPINPRVVEKIIEKEKPDAILPTMGGQTALNCALSLNKLGILEKHGVKLIGATAEAIDKAEDREKFKAAMTKIGLESPISDIAHSMEDATRILETIGLPAIIRPSFTLGGTGGGVAYNKEEFENIVKGGLEASPTTEVLIEESIVGWKEYEMEVVRDRADNAIIICSIENVDPMGVHTGDSITVAPALTLTDKEYQRMRSASIAVLREIGVETGGSNVQFAINPKDGRMVVIEMNPRVSRSSALASKATGFPIARIAAKLAIGYTLDELRNDITGGATPASFEPTIDYVVTKIPRFAFEKFAGSQPLLSTAMKSVGEVMAIGRNFAESFQKALRGTETGLNGLDPLPDLEGATEAEIENALGRATPFRILAAAQALREGFTVERIHKIAHFDPWFLRQLEDIIASERAVAADGLPGTAHGMRYLKSLGFSDARLAQLSAQSTHAVAEAVEGRGIVHDVLKAMHGGTTEAEVRALRHKLGVRPVFKRIDSCAAEFDAVTPYLYSTYEAPLFDEPVDEAGVSDRTKVVILGGGPNRIGQGIEFDYCCVHAAFALGRDRGETDPDNKAEGHEVVMVNCNPETVSTDPDTSDRLYFEPLTAEDVLEILETEKQAGALKGVIVQLGGQTPLKLAADLEAAGIPILGTTPDSIDLAEDRERFAALVNKLGLTQPDNGIARSRDEALSVASRIGYPVLLRPSYVLGGRAMEVVDGPEQLDHYINTAVSVSGNSPVLIDRYLRDAIEVDVDAICDGDAVAVTGILQHIEEAGVHSGDSACSLPPFSLPPRIIAEIERQTEALGMALKVRGLMNVQYAVKDGTVYLIEVNPRASRTVPFVAKAIGRPLAKIAAKVMAGAKLADFATIDRKVDHYAIKEPVFPFARFPGTDPVLGPEMKSTGEVMGIARSFDAAYAKAQLGAGTRHPREGCVFISVKESDKPHILTAARDLDMAGFTIIATDGTANYLSDEGVRVTRVNKVAQGRPHIVDKIKDGAVNLVFNTTEGWQSLKDSQDIREAALKARIPYYTTVGASLAIARIIGRADPETLDVRSLQSYYPGT